CGCGGCCGTCGCGGGTGATCGGCGTGCTGACCGTGATGATGTAGTTGCCCGAGTCCGCCTCCACGGGGTCGCTGATGTACGTCTCGCCGGCGAGCGCGCGCCGGAAGTACGTCCGGTCGCCGAAGTCCGAGCCGATCAGTTCGCGGCGCGTCTCGGGGGAGACGTCCGAGACGATGTTCGTCATCGTGCCGTTGGCGGCGATGACCGAGGCGCCCGAGAAGTCCGAGCGGTTCCGAAAGCGCGCCAGCGCCCGGCGCTGGGCCGCGGACCCGTGCCGCGCCAGGTCGGGGTTGTCGGCCGCGACCGCGACCGTCCGCTCCAGGGCGGCGAGCTGCCGGTCGAGCGACGAGCCGACGAACTCGGCCGACCGTTCGACCTCCGTCTGCTCCTGGGCGTAGAGCGTCCCCTTGTACTCCTGGAAGCCGACGAAGACGGCCCCCGCGAGCACGACCGCGACCAGCAGGACCGACAGGAGGAAGGCGCGCTTGATCCTCACTACCGACGCTCAGCGACGGTAGCGAATTGAATGTACTGATTCTACGGCGCCGGGCCCTCTACCCGTCGGTCGGTCTCGGCGCGCCCTCGAACCGGCGTTCGCGCGGCCACCGCGACGCCGACGAGGACGCCCGCGGCGTGGCCGACGTTCGCGACGCCGGGAGTGCCGAGAAGCGCCGCCGCGAGGAGCTCGGCGGCGACGAGCGCGACCGCACACGCGCCGAACAGCGTCGCGAGGAGTTCGAGGTCGCTCACGCGGCGGCGGCGCGGAAAGTACGCGACCGCGAAGCCGCCGGACGCGAAGACGACGCCGCTGATCCCGTAGACGGCGATGGTGGGATCGGAGCCGAAGAGCAGGCTCCAGCCCGCCAGCGCGGCGATCGAGCCGGCGGCCGAGACCGCGGCGAGGACGGCGAACCGCCGCGTCGCGAGCGTCGCTTCCGCGACCCGCCCGAAGGCAAAGAGCGTGAGCGCGTTCGGCACGACGTGGGTGAGGCCGCCGTGCAGGAGCGGCGACAGCGGCCACGCGAGCCACGGTGCCCGGAGGTAGACGTAGTTCGTCGTCGCGAAGACCGACGGCGCGTCCCACAGGACGGTCTGGAACGCCTGGAGGGCGTACACCGCACAGACGGCCACGACGAGGAGGTCCGTGATCGGCGCCGACAGCGCGCGGTGCTGGGCCACCACCGGCCGCAGGCCGTTCTCGAACGGCGTGAGCAGATTCGACACCGAGACGCGTCGCATCGGCGCGCTAGTGCGGCCCGCGGGAGTATGAGTGCTTGGGCGGCGAGGGTTTATCACCGAAACCGAGGCCAGGGTCGCCGTGACGTAGCACCAGCCCCGCGCCGAACAGCGGGTGTCCGGCACAGCGGCGCGGGCGAGGGCGGGTGTCGGCTGTTCGCAACCGTCCGAGCGGAGTGGCCGCGCCGCCACCCGCGGACCCGCCGGATTCTTGTCGCGTCGGCGTGAGCGACCGACGTGCGACTCGTACAGGTGATGGTCCCGACCGGAAAGCGCGAGGCGGTCCTCGACGTCCTCGACGACGAGGAGGTCGACTACGCCGTCTCCGACGAGACCAGCGGCCGCGACTACACCGCCGTGGTTACGTTTCCGCTCCCGACGGCCGCCGTCGAGCCGGTCCTCGACCGCCTGCGGGGCGTCGGGATCGAACGGGACGCCTACACCGTCGTCGTGCAGGCCGAGACCGTCGTCTCCGAACAGTTCGAGGCCCTAGAGGAGCGCTACGAGAGCGACGAGGAAGAGACCGGCAACGGCGACCGGATCGCCCGCGAGGAGCTCGTCGCCCGCGCCGACGAGATGGCTCCGACGGTCCGGCCGTACGTCCTGATGACGGCCGTGAGCGCCGTCGTCGCGACCGCGGGACTCCTGCTGGACTCGCCCGCGGTCGTCGTCGGCTCGATGGTCATCGCGCCGCTCATCGGCCCGGCGATGGCCACGAGCGTCGGCACCGTCGTCGACGACAGCGAGCTGGTGCTCCGCGGGGTCAAGCTCCAGGCGCTCGGCGGCGCCCTGGCGATCGGCGCCGCCGCCGTCTTCGCGTTCCTGCTCCGGATGACGAACGTCGTCCCGCTCACCGCCGAGGAGGTCTTCGCGATCGGCGAGGTCCGAGAGCGGCTCGCGCCCGACGTCCTCTCGCTCGTGATCGCGCTCGGCGCGGGGGCCGCCGGCGCGGTCTCGCTGTCCTCGGGCGTCTCCTCGGCGCTCGTCGGGGTGATGATCGCCGCGGCCCTGGTGCCGCCGACCGCGGTCGTGGGGATCGGCATCGCCTGGGGCGCGCCGCAGACCGTCGTCGGCTCGGCGGTGCTCGTCCTCGTGAACATCCTCGCGATCAACCTCGTCGCGCTCGTCGTCCTCTGGCGGCTGGGCTACCGGCCGAAGCTGTGGTTCCGCGAGGAGGAGGCGCGCGCGGCGACGCTCAAGCGGATCGCCGCCCTCGGAGCGGTGCTGCTCCTTCTGACGGGGCTGCTCGGCGCGTTCACCTACAGCGCCTACCGGACCGCAGACTTCGAGGAGGAGGCGACGGCCGCGATCGAGGCCGAACTGCCGCCGGAGGCGACGCTGTTGGATATGGAAGTCGTCTACGAGGGATTCCCGCTCCAGACGCCGCAGCGGATCGTCGTCACCGTTGGATACCCGCCCGGGGCCACCCCGCCAACGGCCGCGAGCGCCATCCGCGACCGAGTGGCGACGCTCGCGCCGGACCCCATCGGACCGTTCGGCCACGCGGACGTCAGCGTCCAGGTCCGGTACGTCGGCGTCGACGCCGCCGCGTAGGCGCGGGTCCGAGGCGAAGACGCAAATCTGCCTTTGCGCTAAGCGCGCGTTCAATACCTGAGCCGTCGTTAGAGCGGTATGAATCGCCGATTTGGGCTCGTCACGATCGCCGTCGCAGCACTGGTACTGTTCGCGGGCTGTGCCGCACCGCTCCAGGCCGACAACGGAACTGCAACAGCCGCGACTGACGCGAGCGGGGATCGCACGATCTCGACCGCCGGGACCGGCGAGGCGTCGGCCGACGCCGACCGCGCGATCGTGACGATCGCCGTCAGCGCCCACGCCGAGACCGCCGAAGCAGCCCGGGACTCGGTCGCCGCGGACGCGGCGCAGTTGCGCGAGGCGCTCCGCGAACTCGGAATCGCGGACCAGGCCGTGCGGACGGTCTCCTACAGGCTCTCGCCCCGGTACGAGTCGCTCGACGGGCGGAGCGGCGGCGAGGTCGCCGGCTACGAGGCGGTCCACGCCTACCGGATCGAGACCGCGCCCGCCGAGGCCGGGCGCGTCGTCGACACCGCCGTCGGCAACGGCGCCAGCGAGGTGTACGGCGTGTCGTTCACGCTGAGCGACGAGGCCCGCGCCGAACTCCGCGCACAGGCGCTGGAGCGCGCGATGGCGGACGCCAGAGCCGACGCCGACGTCGTCGCCGGCGCGGCCGGGCTGTCGGTGACGGGGGTCCAGTCCGTCTCCGTTGGCAGCGACTACGGCCCGATCTACGAGAGCCGAGTCGCGGCCGACGCCGGCGGGGCGGGGACGCAGTTCGACGCCGGTCCCGTGACGGTGACCGCGCGGGTCGACGTCACCTACACCGCGGCGTGAGCCGTCGAAAAAGCGTTTTCCGCGGCGCCCGCTACTCCTGTCGCGACGGCGGGATGTCCGGCTCCCAGGCGACGGCTTCGACCGCGGCGTCGAGGACCTCGTCCACCCCGTCGCCGCCCTCGACGCTCATCTGGTAGTCGGCGTCGATGTCCGTCGAGCGGTCGCTCTTGTTGTTGATCGTGAGGACGGGCACGTCCCGCTCCCGGAAGCGCGTCGCGACCGCGTCGCGCAGCTCCAGTTGGGCCGAGAGCGGATAGCCGCAGGCCTCGCTGGCGTCGACGACGAAAAGCACCGCGTCCGCGAGGTGTTCGAGCGCGCTCACGGCCTGGCGCTCGATGTCGTTTCGGTCCTCCTCGGGGCGGTCGAGCAGCCCCGGCGTGTCGATGATCTGGTACCGGATGCGGTCGCGCTCGAAGTGCCCCACGTGGACGCTCTTGGTCGTGAACGGGTAGCGGGCGATCTCGTTGTGCGCCCGCGTCACCTGATTGACGAACGAGGACTTGCCGACGTTCGGGTAGCCGGCGACGACGATCGCGGGCTCGTCCGGCCGGATGTCGGGCAGCGTCTTCAGCGAGTCGCGGGCCTCGCCGATGCGCTGGAGGTCCTCGGCGACCTCCTCGACGACGTCGGCCATCCGCGCGAACGCCTGCTTGCGGTGCTTCCGGGCCGTCTCGGCGTCCGTGTTCCGGAGCTTGGGCTGGTACTCGCGTCGGAGTTCGCTGATCTGTCGGCTCGCCCAGGTCACCTCCGAGAGGCTCTGTCGCAGTTCGTCGACGTCGACGATGGCGTCCGCGAGTTCGTAGTAGAAGGGGTCGACGGTACCGAAGTCGGGCCACTGCGTCACGACGTTTTCGAGGTTGTCCGAGAGGATCGACGAGGCCGTCTGCAGCATCGACTGCTGGGCCTCCAGCCCGGACTTCGCTCGCCCCGCGCGCGCCGCCCGCGAGAACGCCTTGTCAAGAAGCTCCTCCGACCGGGGCGTCGTCGGAAGGGACTCGAAAATCATTACCACCCCGTACTCGGCCGAGGGGTAAAAGCGCGTCCGTTCGGCCGCCACGCGCGGGATCGCCGATTCGGGAGGCGTCGGCCCGGACCGTTTTAGTCCCGCGGCCCGTCGGCGGCGGTATGGAGACGGACTGGCGCGCGGTGGGGATCGGGTTCGTGGTGATGATCGTCGGATCGATCGCCGGGATCGCCATCCCGCCGATCGGACAGCTCGGCGCCGGGTTCCTCGGCGGCGTCGCCGCGGGCTATCTCGCCGGCGGCGGGATCGGCAACGGCGCGTGGAACGGCCTGCTCGCGGGGTCGATCTCGGGGATCGTCGTCTCCGTCCTGATCGGGCTGATCGGCGGCCTGATCGGGCTGGCTGGCGGCCCGCTCGGCGGACTGCTCGGCGGGGCCGGCGCGTTCCTCGTCGGCATCGTCGTCACGGTTCTGTTCGCGCTCGACAGCGCCATCGGCGGCGCGATCGGCGGGTTCGTCGCCGACTGAGCCGACAGCCGGACAGCCGCGCCCGAGCGGTCAGCCGTCCTCGCCGCGGTCGAGGTACTCCTGCTGGACGGCGACGACCGCCCCCGAGTCCGCGCAGTCGGCGTACCGGCGGAGCGGCTCGTCGTTCAGTTCCAGGAAGGTGTGGCCCCAGGAGAACTTCGAGAGCAGTCCCTCCGCGCGGTCGCGACGCCCGAAGATGGCGAGCGCGGCGGCGAGCGCCTCGACGGTCGTCAGCCGCATCGGCCGCCCGAAGTTGACGGGGTTCGCCGCCACGAGATACGGCAGCGCGCGGTGCTCGCCCGGGAGCGAAAAGCGCGCCTCGCCCGCGGACTCCCACGAGCAGTCGAGCGCGACGAGCGCCCCCGCTCCCGCGTCCGTGTCGGCGTCCGCGGGCGAGAGCGCCCGCTCGGCGTGGGGATTGAGCACGACGCCGTAGGGGGTCGCCCGGTCCGATCGGTGGAGTTCGACGAGGTCAAAGCGGGCGAGGTTTCGCGCCGTACACTTCTCGGGATCGTCGTCGCCCTCGTAGCGGACGTGCAGCGAGCCGCTGAACCCCGCCGCGGACCCGTCGGAGTCGGCGGCGATGCGTTCGTCCGCGGCGGTGTCGGGATCGGCGGTCACAGTCGTCGTAGGCGCCGGAAGCGCGAAAAGCCTTCCTCACTCGCGTCCGCCCGGAACGCGGCTGTGACAGTGATTACTCTCACTGTTTACCGCGAACGCCGTCACCTGGGTGGCGTTCGGCGGTAAGAGACGAGAGTACTCGCTACTCAGGAGTGCATACCCGCTCGGGCGGTTCTGATCTCGACGGTGCCGTCGGCCGACACGCGCACCGTCCTGTTCGACACGGAGAAGACGACGCTGGCGTCGTCGTTTCGCACGGAAGAGAGGAACCGCTCTGCGGGCTCGGTGTCGACGTCGGTGTACAGCGGCCGCCCGTCCAGCGACTCCTCGCTGTCGAGCGCAGAGAGGATCGTCGCATCGAGTTCGTCCGGGCCGTCGAAGTCGTGGTGAGCGACGGTCTTCCACTGCCAGGAGCCGCCGCCTGCGAGATGGTCCGTCCGTTCTGCCATACGTCAGTGGACTGTCCGTACCGATAAGAAGGGGGATGACCGTCGCTCCGGTTTTCGCCGAATTAGCCCGAATATCGCGTTTAATCGGTCGTTACAGGGGCTCAGCCCCGTCAGTCCCGGTCACCGGCGCCGACCGCGGCCTCGCCGACCGGCTCGTGGCCCTCGATGACCTCGGTGCCGCCCATATACGGCCGGAGCGCCTCGGGCACGGTCACGGTGCCGTCGTCGTTCTGGTAGTACTCCAGGATCGCGACCATCACCCGCGGGATGGCGAGTCCCGAGCCGTTCAGGGTGTGGAGGTACTCGGCGGACTCGTGCCGTTCGGGGCGGTACCGCAGGCCCGCGCGCCGCGCCTGGAACGCGCCGAAGTTCGAGACCGACGAGACTTCGAGCCAGCGGCCGCCCTCCTCGGGGCCGCCCTCCATATCGTCGGCCGGCGCCCACACCTCGATGTCGTACTTCTTGCGCTGGGTGAAGCCGAGGTCGCCCGTACACATCTCGAGGATCCGGTACGGGAGGTCGAGCCGCCGGAGCACCTCCTCGGCCTCGTCGACGAGCCCCTCGAAGCGGTCTTCGCTCTCGTCCGGCCGGACGAAGTTCACCATCTCGACCTTGTTGAACTGGTGGACGCGGACGATCCCGCGGGTCTCGGTGCCGTGTTCGCCCGCCTCGCGCCGGAAGTTCGGCGTGTACGCCTGGAGCTTGAGCGGGAGATCGTCGTCCAGCAGGATCTCGTCGCGGTACATATTCGTCACCGGGACCTCCGCGGTCGGGCAGAGCCACAGGTCGTCGTCGTCCCAGGGCTCGTCGTTGGCGCCGCCGAGGCGGTAGGCGTCCTCGGTGAACTTCGGGAACTGCCCGGTGCCGACCATCGATCGGGAGTTCACCGGGATCGGCGGGAAGACGTCGACGTAGCCCTGCTCGCGGTGGAGGTCCAGCATAAACTGGACCAGGGCGTGTTCGAGGCGCGCGCCGTCGCCCTTCGTGAAGTAGAAGCCGCCGCCGGTCACCTTCGCGCCGCGCTGGAAGTCCAGGATGTCGAGGTCCTCGCCGAGGTCGTAGTGGGGGACGACCTCGTCGGGCAGGGTCCGCAGATTGTCGAACCCCTCCCGGCGGCGCTCGACGTTCTCCGACTCGTCCGCGCCGATCGGGACCTCGTCGGCGGGGATCTGCGGGATCTCCAAGAGCGCGGCCTCCAGTTCGGCCTCCAGTTCGTCGGCGCGTGACTCGACGTCTTCGAGCTCCGCTTTGAGCTCCTGGGACCGCTCGATGGCTTCCTGGGCCTCCTCGTCTTTGCCCTCGGCCTTCAGGTCGCCGATCTTCGAGGAGATCTCGTTGCGCTCGTGTCGGAGGTCGTCGCCGCGCTGTTTGAGCTCCCGCCACTCCTCGTCGACGGCGAGGACGCGGTCGAGATCGACGTCCTCGACGCCTTTGTGCTCCAAGGCCGCGCGAACCGCCTCGGGGTTCTCGCGGAGGAACTGTCTCCCGATCATACCCGCGCTTCTTCGGGATGCGGCAAAACCGTGTCGCATCCGCGAGCCGACACCGCGGGATTCGACACGAGCCAACGAAAAGACACATACCCGATGCCGGACTGGATGTCAGTAGCGTGAACTCGCGTATGGCGAATCGGATTCGACGACGGTTCGGGGACGCCTACGAGCGGATGCTCCGGCGGCAGCTCGATTCGGCCCCGACCCACGTCGCGATCATCCAGGACGGAAACCGACGCTACGCCCGCAAACAGGGCGACGACGCGCCCGAGGGCCACCGCGAGGGCGCACAGACGACAGAGCAGGTGCTGGAGTGGTGCGACGAACTGGGGATCGAAGAGCTGACGCTGTATGCCTTCTCGACGGAGAACTTCAACCGCCCCGACGAGGAGCTCGAACCGCTCTTCGACCTCCTCGAATCGAAGCTCTACGAGTTCGCCGACGCCGACCGCGTCCACGAGAACGGCGTCCGGATCGGCGCGATCGGCGACGTGGAGCGGCTCCCCGACCGCGTCCGGGAGGCCGTCGAGTACGCCGAGTCCCGGACCGCCGAGTACGACGCGCTTCGGCTCAACATCGCCCTCGCGTACGGCGGTCGCTCCGAGCTCCTGGGCGCCGCAC
This is a stretch of genomic DNA from Halobellus sp. MBLA0158. It encodes these proteins:
- a CDS encoding DUF367 family protein; protein product: MHVRYEGDDDPEKCTARNLARFDLVELHRSDRATPYGVVLNPHAERALSPADADTDAGAGALVALDCSWESAGEARFSLPGEHRALPYLVAANPVNFGRPMRLTTVEALAAALAIFGRRDRAEGLLSKFSWGHTFLELNDEPLRRYADCADSGAVVAVQQEYLDRGEDG
- the serS gene encoding serine--tRNA ligase, whose product is MIGRQFLRENPEAVRAALEHKGVEDVDLDRVLAVDEEWRELKQRGDDLRHERNEISSKIGDLKAEGKDEEAQEAIERSQELKAELEDVESRADELEAELEAALLEIPQIPADEVPIGADESENVERRREGFDNLRTLPDEVVPHYDLGEDLDILDFQRGAKVTGGGFYFTKGDGARLEHALVQFMLDLHREQGYVDVFPPIPVNSRSMVGTGQFPKFTEDAYRLGGANDEPWDDDDLWLCPTAEVPVTNMYRDEILLDDDLPLKLQAYTPNFRREAGEHGTETRGIVRVHQFNKVEMVNFVRPDESEDRFEGLVDEAEEVLRRLDLPYRILEMCTGDLGFTQRKKYDIEVWAPADDMEGGPEEGGRWLEVSSVSNFGAFQARRAGLRYRPERHESAEYLHTLNGSGLAIPRVMVAILEYYQNDDGTVTVPEALRPYMGGTEVIEGHEPVGEAAVGAGDRD
- a CDS encoding TIGR00341 family protein, producing MRLVQVMVPTGKREAVLDVLDDEEVDYAVSDETSGRDYTAVVTFPLPTAAVEPVLDRLRGVGIERDAYTVVVQAETVVSEQFEALEERYESDEEETGNGDRIAREELVARADEMAPTVRPYVLMTAVSAVVATAGLLLDSPAVVVGSMVIAPLIGPAMATSVGTVVDDSELVLRGVKLQALGGALAIGAAAVFAFLLRMTNVVPLTAEEVFAIGEVRERLAPDVLSLVIALGAGAAGAVSLSSGVSSALVGVMIAAALVPPTAVVGIGIAWGAPQTVVGSAVLVLVNILAINLVALVVLWRLGYRPKLWFREEEARAATLKRIAALGAVLLLLTGLLGAFTYSAYRTADFEEEATAAIEAELPPEATLLDMEVVYEGFPLQTPQRIVVTVGYPPGATPPTAASAIRDRVATLAPDPIGPFGHADVSVQVRYVGVDAAA
- a CDS encoding rhomboid family intramembrane serine protease, producing MRRVSVSNLLTPFENGLRPVVAQHRALSAPITDLLVVAVCAVYALQAFQTVLWDAPSVFATTNYVYLRAPWLAWPLSPLLHGGLTHVVPNALTLFAFGRVAEATLATRRFAVLAAVSAAGSIAALAGWSLLFGSDPTIAVYGISGVVFASGGFAVAYFPRRRRVSDLELLATLFGACAVALVAAELLAAALLGTPGVANVGHAAGVLVGVAVAARTPVRGRAETDRRVEGPAP
- a CDS encoding SIMPL domain-containing protein, yielding MNRRFGLVTIAVAALVLFAGCAAPLQADNGTATAATDASGDRTISTAGTGEASADADRAIVTIAVSAHAETAEAARDSVAADAAQLREALRELGIADQAVRTVSYRLSPRYESLDGRSGGEVAGYEAVHAYRIETAPAEAGRVVDTAVGNGASEVYGVSFTLSDEARAELRAQALERAMADARADADVVAGAAGLSVTGVQSVSVGSDYGPIYESRVAADAGGAGTQFDAGPVTVTARVDVTYTAA
- a CDS encoding HalOD1 output domain-containing protein, which codes for MAERTDHLAGGGSWQWKTVAHHDFDGPDELDATILSALDSEESLDGRPLYTDVDTEPAERFLSSVRNDDASVVFSVSNRTVRVSADGTVEIRTARAGMHS
- a CDS encoding DUF5518 domain-containing protein; translation: METDWRAVGIGFVVMIVGSIAGIAIPPIGQLGAGFLGGVAAGYLAGGGIGNGAWNGLLAGSISGIVVSVLIGLIGGLIGLAGGPLGGLLGGAGAFLVGIVVTVLFALDSAIGGAIGGFVAD
- a CDS encoding NOG1 family protein, which gives rise to MIFESLPTTPRSEELLDKAFSRAARAGRAKSGLEAQQSMLQTASSILSDNLENVVTQWPDFGTVDPFYYELADAIVDVDELRQSLSEVTWASRQISELRREYQPKLRNTDAETARKHRKQAFARMADVVEEVAEDLQRIGEARDSLKTLPDIRPDEPAIVVAGYPNVGKSSFVNQVTRAHNEIARYPFTTKSVHVGHFERDRIRYQIIDTPGLLDRPEEDRNDIERQAVSALEHLADAVLFVVDASEACGYPLSAQLELRDAVATRFRERDVPVLTINNKSDRSTDIDADYQMSVEGGDGVDEVLDAAVEAVAWEPDIPPSRQE
- the uppS gene encoding polyprenyl diphosphate synthase, which encodes MANRIRRRFGDAYERMLRRQLDSAPTHVAIIQDGNRRYARKQGDDAPEGHREGAQTTEQVLEWCDELGIEELTLYAFSTENFNRPDEELEPLFDLLESKLYEFADADRVHENGVRIGAIGDVERLPDRVREAVEYAESRTAEYDALRLNIALAYGGRSELLGAAREIAREVDAGELDPDDVDTDAVEDRLARHTTRAVDLIIRTGGDERTSNFLPWHANGNEAAVYFCAPYWPEFSKIDFMRGLRTYESRAESWRQSRTERAVALLRAVAETELADAKTVAGRLRAQLPSAGAQEVSAELERQHGTDAPSVERAD